TAATGCCCTCAAAACTAACCTCATCTACCTTTTCTTCACTAATTTCGTGCAATACTTTTCCAATTCTTACATCTTCACTATTATCTTCAAGATTTATGCGATTTGCAAATAGCCACATTTGAGTTTTACAGTGAATATAATAATTTATAAACGTCCCACTAATCATAAAAAATCATACTCCCTATTTAGTTTTTTAAAAAACTTTTCTCTATTAAACTTAAACTCTTCATCAAAAAATTCTTCATAATCTCTAATCAAATAAATTCCACAACACTCATCATTATATTCGTCAATTTTAAGATAAATTGGAATATTGTATGTAAAAAACTGCATTAAATAGTTTATTTTGCTTTTTAAAACCTCTTTTTTTGCAAAATTTTCAATTGAATTTAGATTTTTAAACTCTTCCCAAACCCTCTCTCCACTTAAAATATTACCTTCTACAAAATCTAAAACCTCTATTTTATACTCTCTAACATCAATATCATAAGGAAAAAATAGAGTTTGATGTTTTGTATCAATCAATTTCATCTTTTTTTTAATTTCTTTGTATTTTAAAGATTTAATCTCTTCTAAAAACTCATTATATCTACTATAACTACCCACAAACTCTAAATTTTTATTTTTTAATTTTTCTAATATAGCTAAATAATAAGCTTCAAAATCTTTGTTGATAAAATCTTTTTGCAAATTCTTATCTTTTAAACTAAATTCAATCCTTACATCCTTATACACTTTATATGAACTATCTTTATCAAAAAAATAAGCTATTCCTTTTGACTTAGCATTTCTATTAATTCTTCCTAAAAACTGCTCTTCTGCTTCAATTATTGAGATATCTTTTATCCCAACATCTAAATCAATATCAACACCCGCTTCAATAACTTGTGTAGCAACAATCACTATTTTTTTAGCTTCTTTGCTTCTTTTTATTACATAATTTCTAATTAATTTATTATCATCTCCGCTAAGTTCGTATATTTCATAACCTTCTAAATTTTCTTTTAAAAAATTATAAAATTCTCTTGCACTTTTTTTTGTAATAAACTCAACTAAAATTCTTCTATTTTGTTTAATAATTTCTAAAATTTTATTTTCATCATTTTCATCTTCTAATAAATTAAAATCACACTCAACCCTATCCTTAAAAAGTGGATTTTTAAAATATTTCTCACTTTTAATTAAACTTTTCCAATTATTTTTAGATTCTAAAAAATAATCAATCTTAGGCAAAGTAGCAGACATAATAATAAATTTAACATTCAAAACTTCACTAAATACCTCAAAAAATTCAGCCATAAACCACCAAACATTCAAATTATAACTTTGTATCTCATCAATAATAACCACCGAATTATAAAGTTGCCACAGAGGAAAATTATCTTCTTTATTTATTCCAAACAAAATATCAAAAAAATTAATATGAGTTGTAATTATTAAAGGAGAATGATAAAAAAGCCTATTTAAATAAACCTTTGTATAAAGATTTTCATCATCTTCTTCAACATCCATAGGAGTAATTGAGTTTATTACACTAAAATTTCTCCTAAAAATAGTCTCAATTACATTTTTAGTTTGTTCGACTAATGTATTAAATGGAAAAACATAAAAAATCTTAGTAGGATTTAATTTAAGTGCTAAATTTATTGAAGTTATCGTTTTTCCAGCCCCTGTTGGTGCGTGTAAATAATAAATATTTGAATTATCAATACTATTTTCTGCTTCTAAAAAAATCTCTTTTCTTAAAACATTTATACCACTAACACTTTTATTTTCTCTTATATTTTTAACTATTTCAAACTCTTCAAAATCTTTAAAAAAACTATCATCAATTTTCCCAAAATCTTCAATTTCTAAATTAGTCATATATTCAAGAGTAGCATAATAATCACTACTAATTAAAAGAGAAAATATAAACTTAATTGCTACAAATTTTTTTATATCCATATACTCTTTATCAATATTAAATTCTGCAAACTCACCTTCTAAATTTCTCTTTAATTTATCTACAAAATCACTAAATCCATCAAGTTTTGAGTGATGTTTTGAAATCAAAAAAGATAAAACTACTAAAAAAGTAAGCTTTTTATATGCTTCATCAATATCTTCTTCTCTTACAACTTCTTCAATAAATCTTTCATAAAAAAGCTTTGCACCTAAAAATGAGTGATTTGAATCTTTAATATCTAACTTCTCATACTCATCTCTAAACTCTTCATTTTTCATTTTTAAATATTGAAAAGCAGGATTACACTTTCCTTCATCGTGCAAAATAATAGCTTCTATTATTAAATTTTTTACAAACTCTCTATCTTTTATCTCAAAAACATTAGCTAACTTATCTAAATCTATATTTTTAAATTCAATTATTCTATCTAAATACTTTTTTACTAAACTTTTATGCTCTTTAAGTTTTTCTGGGGATTTTGTGGGGTGGATGTGGGAAAACATTATTTACCACAACATTTTTTATATTTCTTTCCACTCCCACAAGGACAAAGCTCATTTCTACCAATTTTTCTTTTAACTTTTAAAGTTTGTTTTAACCGGTATTCTTTTAAACCTTCAAATTTATTTTCTATTATTTTATTAGGTTTATTATCAAAATAAAATTGTTCAAAATGTATAAAATTATTCTCAAGTATAATCACAAACCAATTATTTATTTTTCGCTCATATGCATATAATTCACATTGTTTTTTTAATAGATCGTAATTATAAATTCGTTTACTAACAAAAACTACACCTATACGGGCTTTGTCAATATGTGGATAAAAATCTGTTCTTTGAGATTTTAAAATTAATTCAATTTGTTCTTTAATTAAGTTCTGAGAATAACAATCCAAGCTCAATAAAAATTTAGTTAGTATTGAAAAATTTTCTTTGTTTAACTCTTCTATTTGTTTAACTAAAAATTTTATATTATTTTTACAACCTTTAAAAAAAGTTGGTTTTTCAACTTTTTTATCTAATTTTCCCTCTTTCCAAAAATAATATAGGTCTATATCCTTTGAAAAACTACTATCAATAATAAGCTCAAATCCATTTTTAGGAAACTCTATATCATCAAAGTATAATCCTTCATTTAAAAAATAACCAAAAATATCTATCTCTTCAGCCATTTTAACTTGAGGGTAATCGTTATACTTAATTCTTCTTTCAACATAAACCAAAAATTCACTTGGTAAATCAATTATTTCAGAAATAATTCTTAAATCATTTAAATAAACAGACCATATCCATTCATCATTCTGAATAAAACCAAATTCTTTAAGAGAAGATAAGTTAGCAGTAATGTGATTTAGTGGCTCTAATGTTACATTTATCAAATATATATTATTAATTTTTTCTCTTTTTAGTTTCAATACCGTTTTTTTACTTTTATCTCTAAATTCCACTTCTTCGTCTGACAAAATATATTTTTTTGCTCTTATTGTTTGATTATATGCTTCTTCAACAAGTTTTTTCATATTACTTTTTATTTTTTCTACATTTCCTTTTTTTGCACCTTTAGAAAATTTACCACTTTTAGCTTCAACAATAAATATATTATTATCATATATAATTATCCCATCAACCTCATCATCAACACCATATTTTAGACTTTTATATACTTCGCAGTTAGGTAGTATTTTTTGAAATAACTCTAAAGATTTATCTTCTAAATATTCTCCTTTTTTCTTATAATAATTTTTTTGATGCTTTTTAGGTGGAATAATACTAATTATAATATTTTCAAGGATTGTATGTAGATTATAAATTATCAATGCAGGATTGAAACAATAATATTCACTATCTATTTTAATAAGTGGTTTATCATATATTAATGTATCATTTGTGGGAAAATATTCAATTTCTTCTTCTTTGTAAATTTTATTATCCCCAATCTCCATACTCAAAGCATCTAAAATTTCTTTTGGCAAAGATATTTTATGAATTTTAAATATAGAGTCATTAAAAGACACACCGGTTTTATCATAAATGTTTTGTAATTTTTCATTAACTTTTTTTATATTTTCTGAGTCTTTATATGTTTGCATAAATTCAATTTTTTCTTCATCATATGATATTTTCTCTAAATTTTTTATAAATTCTTGATAGGATAACATTATTTCATCAAAATATTGTTTTTGAATCTTCAAATTTTTTATAGGATATTCTGAAATATTTATTAGTTCATCAATTAGTTGTTTTGAATCTATACCATATCTATCTGTTAATATATCATCAAATTTAGAAAACAGTTCCCGACACATTTCTATTTTGTGTTCAGGATACGAATCCCCTCTTACAATCATATTATGAATAATTTGCTTAAATTTTATTTGACTTGGCTCTCCTTTATAATCAGAAGTCAATATTAGATATAATGCAGCATTATTTTTTAGATCCTCTATATTTTTATCTATTCGATTTAATATTTCTTCACTACACTCTTTTTGATTCAAATTTCCTACTGCAGAAACAAGACTATGAATATAGTCTAATTTAAAATTTTTTTCACTATCTAAATCTTCTTCAATTTTGTCAGGAGTAGTTAAACCATAAAATGCACCAAAATAATCTAAAATTTGTTTTGCATCACAACTTTGAATATCTTTTATTAATAAATTTATAATTTCTTTAATTTTAGATTCAAGTTCAGGTATATTTTCTTTTAACTGTTCTTGCAATTTCATTTGCTCTACTTCTCCTATTTCGGAAGTATTCATACTTCTCATTTTGCTTGTTATTCTTTCTATATACTCTTTGAATGGATCTTCTTTTTTTGGTAATTTTATTATCATTGTTTATTCCTTTCATCCATACCAAACTCCTTTCTCATCATATTCCCACATCTCATCACTATCAATTATACCACTGCTTAATACCATTTTATCCATCTCATACATTAAAAACTTCTTTTTCATCCCAATAGGCAAATACTCTTCATAAAAATATACTCTTCCAAACATAGGTTGTTTTAATGATTTGATTTTGCTTTTAGGAATTAATGATTTGCAAACCATAGGTTTTGTAGCTTTTTTAAGTTCAATTTCTTTAATATCGCTAATGTTTGCAAAATGGTCATTCTTCCCAAGATATGGAATATAAACACACTCTTTATTAAAAAGTTTTTCTCTTAATTTATTAAATTCATCACTTCCATTATCTAAAACTAAAATCTCCCAAGATGGATTTTCAAGCCATTGTTCTTTAACGACTAAATTTCCACCTTGTTCTTTACTTGCGTATCCTACTGAGTTGTTAAAAGTTATTATTTTTTTTGAAAACATAACTTCTTTTGGAATAATTGATACTTTTATATGTTTTAGTCTTTTATAAAATTCTGGATAATCTTTAATATCTTTATTATATCCATCAAGTCCTAAAATTGCCCCAAAAATACCAAGAAGTGCAATTTTATGAATATGAGAATATGTAAAATAGACATTACTATTAACATCTGGCTTTTTAAAATGTGCAAATTTACCGCTTAAATTAAAACTTATTGCTTTCATTAAAAAATACTTTTAACCTCATATTTTGTTTTAACTTTTAATTTGTAAGGGTCTGCAAATACTTCAACTTTTGCACCATCTCCGATTAAATTTTCAATTTCACTTAAATCAACTTCTCTATTTTCACTATCAAAAATTATATATTCACTCAAATCTGGCAAATATCTATCATTTTCAAACTCTACAAACAAAGCAAACTCATTATCACATCCAAATTTTGAATTTGTAGCAAAACTTGTAACTGCTTTTCTTGCTACTTTTTTAAACTCTTCAAAATCCTCTTTTGTGTAACCTTCAAAATTTTCAAGAACTCTTTTATATTCATTATAAGCATTTGGATTAACACTAAATCCATAAAAATAGTGTGCTTCATCTACCATAATTTTTGTCCCAAGTGTTGATTGATTAACATCATCTCCTTTTTTTATTTTACTTCCATCAGCAAAAGGTGATAATATATCTTGGACTTCAACATTTGTATTTTCAAATTTATTAAATCCTTGTCCAATTTGGACTGCTCCTGTAATTGAAATATTTTGTCCCTCTTCTGCAAAAGTAGCCCCAAAATTTTTAATATCAATACACTCAAAAAGATTTTTTAAAACCTTTTTTGTTGGTGTTTTTTTATCAAGTTCGCCAAAAAGTTCTTCATATCTCTCTTTTAGAGTTTTTGGTCTAAGATTACCTTTATCTTCAATATAGCTTTTTATATACATAACTTTTTTGCCTTCACTATCCCACATCTTCTTAATTGGATATTTAAGTGCTTTATCACTTCCAAATATCTCACCCTCACTTGTAGATTTTGGTCTGCCTGTAAAATCTGCATTCCAATTACTCATAATAGCCCTAACTCCAATCACTCCATATGCTCTCATAATTTAACTCCTTATTTTTAAAATGAATCTATTAAAAGGACTTTCATTAACACATATGAAACATTTATCTTCTTCTATAACATCTAAAAAAATACTAAAACTTGGATGATTATATTTATTATATTTTCCAGCATTTGCAATCCAAAAATAACAATTTTTTATATCTTGTAATAAATTTTTATTCCAATTTGATTTTGCTCCATGATGAGGAATTTGAAATACACATACTTCTTTTAAATAATTTTTATAATGATTTTTAAATTCTTTATAGTTTTTGTTAGCTTTAAGGTTTATATCTCCTGTTAAAATTTGTGCAAAACTCTTATTTTCTAACATAAGTTTTTTACCATATGGCACAAAACATGTCCGATAACAAATTTTATATTTATAAGGAAAATAATTATAAAAAATTTCATAATTATCTATTTTAACTAATGGTTTATGTAACATTACAAGAGAAGTGTCATTAAAATTACCTTTAATTTTTTTATAACATTGTTTTAAATATTCAACTGTTTTTTTATCAGAAAGATCTACTTTCTTAATATCAAGTTTTTTATCTAATATACAATCTTTAAACTCTTTTAAATCTTTTTTTAAACAAAAAAATCTAAACATCCAATATTTAATTTTAATATCTCCCTTATCTGATTTATGATTACCCTCTAAACTTTCTTCATTATTTACATTGCCCAAATTTATTTGAAGTTCAAAATTATCATTATCTTCAACATTAGGTATATCATCCTCTCCATTATGATTAGAAGGATGAATATAGTATATGTTATTTTTATTTATACCATATTCAATTAAAAAATTAGTAGGATCTTGTAAAAACTCTAAGTACCAATGATTATTTTTTGCAAAAGATAAATTTTTAGTTAATATATATAATCTTTCAATTTCTGTAAAATATGGTAAGAAAACATACTTAGGTTTATTTTTTTTAAGCAAATATTCTAAGCCATTAATATGGTCCTTATGAAAATGTGAAATTACTAACATATCAGTGTTTTTTTCATTTAAGTAATTTAAATAATCGTCAATTACACATTTTATATATTCTTCACTTCCACCACAATCATAGATAAAACTAAATTTATTATTTTTATACTTGATAAGTCCACTATAAAATAATCCTTGTCCAACATTATGAAAGACAAATTTACCAAGTAAACTCATTTTTCATCCTTTTTATAGAATATATTATCAGCTAAAATTCCAACTAACAGCTTATCTCTTTTAACCCTATCACATTCAAAGCTTTCAACTAATGCAAGTGCATTATTAAACTTCCTGTAATTTAAAGGAATCTCGTGTTTATAGTTAAAAAACAAGCTCTCTATTTCTTCTTTTAGTTTTTTAACTTTCCCTGCTCTTAAAAATGGCTCAATCATATCAGCTCTTTTTTCACTTTTTTTACTTTTATCAAGCAAATATTTAATTATTTGCCCAGCTAAAATAAAAAACTCATCTTCATTTAACTCTTCTAAATTTTCAATTTTTTCTTCAATATTTTTTAAACTATTTTTAATATCCATCCTCTCTCCTTCATATTCTAAAATTGATAATTTTAAATTCAAAGATTGTTGTGCTTTTTTTAATCTATTTTCTTTTAAATGCCACAAAATAAAATCATCAGCATATTTTTTATTAACCTTAAAAAGTGGTTTTATCTCACCTTTTTTTAGAGCTTTCATAGCATCACGAGTAAGATAAAAAAGAGTTTGTACTTTATGAGGTAATTTATTCCACACATCTGAATATAACGATAAAGTTTTGTTATAAAAAATTTCATTTATTTTTTCATATAAAAGACTATATCTCTCTATCTTTTCATCTTCCCCATCTTTTGATAAAAAATCTTTGTATATAAACTCAGGATAAATTCTATCTTCACTCACAACAATATCAAAATCAACAATTTCAGCCACATCATTATTATTTTCTTTATAAACATAAATCCCGCTTTTATTATTTTTAGCTTCTTTATTAAAATCTCTAACATACTTTAAAAAATCAAAAAGTTTTTTATGTAAAATTATTTCATCTTTTTCAACTAAAAAAGGCAATTCAAACCCTCTTGTTTTATGAGCTAAAAATGGCTTTTTTGCATTTAATCCAACATTAAAATCACTAAGTCCATAAATTTTATTATCTATTTTATATGTATATTCGATTTTGTTATAAATTTTTAAAGCATAATAAATTTTTGCTTCATTTTCATACTTTTTAATATCTTCATCAAAAAATATTTTAATATACTCATTTTCTTTAATTAGTTCTTTTTTATTTTTAATTTCTTCAAAGACTTTTAAAAATCTGTTTTTTTTAATTTCTACATCTTTTTGTCTTTTTTCATCAAAAATATAATCTTTAAAATCTTCTAAAACTTCTTTTTCTTTTTTCTTATTAAAACTTTTAAAATCTATTAAATTTTCATAAAGTTTTTCAATAAAATAATCTTTATTTTCATCATTAAATTCTTTTGCTTTACAAAATAAAGTAAGGTAATTATTATTATGAATTCTCTTTTTAGGAGGGTCAATTGATTTATTTGAATTTAAATAATTGCTTATATAATCTCTTTTACAAAACCACTCATACATTTGAGAAGCTATATTATCTTCTAAATCAGTTAAACACATCTTTTTATCACAATCTTTTTTAAATTTATACTTATAAAATTCTATATTATCGCCAATTTTCACATATAGCCCATCTTTAAGTTTATAGTTATCAATTATTGCTTTATCTAAATCAAAATCAATCTTTTCTAAAATATCTCTAATCATCCTCATCTCCAAAATCAACTGATTTTATTTCTTTTAAAAATCCTCCCCCAATTAAAGCATTTTTCTCTCCAAGTCCATATCCAAATCCAACAAAAGAAAGTTTCTTAGCAATCTCGTTATCTTTAATACTTGCAATTATTTTATTTCCAAAAAAATCTTTATCTTTATATCTTACTTTAAATGGCTTTTTATTTTTAAATTTTAAATATCCAATAAAATCAGCCTTTGTAACATTTTCACCGGATATAAAGTTATATTTTTTTATCAAATTATTAGTTAATCTATCAATAAACAATAAAATATCTCCGCTCTCTTTATATGTCCAAAAGCGATTATTTTTAAGAGTTACAAACACTGGATTTAAAGTAATAAAATTTTTATATTCTCTAAATTTTACTTCTCTAAATTTAATACCCTCAACTCTTAAAAACTTATCTTCCCACATAATACTACTAACAAGCAAATCAATATATTTTTTATCAAAACTTCTAAAAATAAAATTAGTTTTACCCTCATAATATCCGTCTTTTGGATTATTAAAATTTGAAAAAACATACTTAAATTTATTTTCAAGATGTGAAGTGTCACCTTTACTCATAAAATATGAAGCTAAAAATTTCGATATCACTTCAAGTGAAGACTTATGATAAATTCTATGCTTTAATTCAACATCAATTTTTAATTCAAAATATCTCATTTGACCCCTTTTTCGTTAAAACATTTTAACATATTATTAATTTTTTCCAACCTACTTTTCTTGATTTTTTTTCTAAACCTCGATATAATGGCAAAAGCAAAGTGATTTTTGAAAATTTATTGTTTTTTAGAAATGGTTGGAAAATCCCTAAAATTAGGACACCAATCTTTTAAAAAGCCCAAAATCTTATGTATTCAACCGATACACGCAGTGTTTGGAAACCATAAAACAATATAATTAACTTGATTAGTAAAATGATTCAACCGATACACGTAGTGTTTGGAAACATCATAGCAATTGATGCTAACTCTTTTTCAGTGTTTATTCAACCGATACACGTAGTGTTTGGAAACTAAATATTAGGCATTTCTATTCCTTTTTTATAAAAATTCAACCGATACACGTAGTGTTTGGAAACTTTAAAGTTGCCATATTAGCTCCTCTTAGCCTTCGTATTCAACCGATACACGTAGTGTTTGGAAACTTATACCCTTATTGTACAAATGTTAAAAAATATGTTATTCAACCGATACACGTAGTGTTTGGAAACTCGTAATTTAATATATTTTTTGTTAAATTATTTCTTATTCAACCGATACACGTAGTGTTTGGAAACTTATCTAGTTTAGGTTCTAGGTAATCGAATAACGCATATTCAACCGATACACGTAGTGTTTGGAAACTTTTTATCATCTTTAAATAAAGAATAATTTAAAATAAATTCAACCGATACACGTAGTGTTTGGAAACTAGATTGTATGGATGGTAATGTTAAGAAAAAGTCATTCAACCGATACACGTAGTGTTTGGAAACAGCATTTAATCTACTGCCTTTTTGTAATCTTAATTTCTTCAAGCAATACACATTGTGTTTGTAAAATCGAATTTTTTTCTTTACATAAATAATCTATATACCTTTAATCAACACGTAAAATAAAAGTATAAGAGTATAAGAAAAATAGAAAATATGAATAAATTTTGATAGATTATAAAAAAATATTTAAAAAAAATCACTCTAAAAGCTTACTTCCAGTAGTAATATAATATTCTGCATTTTTTATTATTTTTTGCCCTTGTGTAAAATCAAATTCTGGTAATATTTCTAATTCTCCTTCAAATTTTTGATTATTAAATTTTAAATAGTTTTTAAGTGGATTTTTATAATTATTGGTTTGATAAATTCCTTTTATAAGGTTGCAGTTATAATTTTTCTCTTTAATACTTTCCAATTTCATCAATCCAAATCCATATCTTACATCACCACCAATATATATCTTTTTTATTTCATCTAAATACTCTTTTTTGCAGTTTATATATCCAACCCACTCTCCAACCCACTCTATATTATTTGGATATATTAAATCTATCTCATGTAAACTTTCATCTTTTGCATTAAGAGAGGTTGGATTAATTGCAGTAGATGTAAAGCTTTTTACATATTTTTGTCTAAACTCACTTTCACTCATGTCGCCAAGATAAAGTTCCCCATTTTTATAACTTGGATATAATACTTTTCCATCTATTTTTGGATAAAAACACGATATTTCTTCGAATATATGCTCACTATGTTTACCTGTTATTTTAAAATACTCATTTGTCAAAGCACCCCACATTGTAATACCTGGAATAAAAATGCGAGTCTCATTTACAACACCCCAACCACCTTGCCCAATATTAATTGGCTCAATTTGTTTAAAAGTTAGCTCAAACCATTTATTATCACTCATTTTCACTCACTTTTAATGCTTTTGCGTGGTATCTTGCATAAATTAAAGCTTTTTCAAGAATCTCTTTAAAAAATAGAAGTTGATGTATATCGTTTGAGAGATTTCTAAAAAACTCTTCATCATCTGCATTTTCAATATTTACAAATTCTTTTAGTTTTTCTATTTTCTTAATAAAAATATCATCAATTTTATTTGCTTTACAATAAACCCAATAAACATACACTCCATCATTAGCTAATACACCAAGAGATTTATCTATATAGTTTTTATACTTTGTTCGTTCTTTATCTTTGTTCTTAATTGATTCAACTATTTCAAACCCAACTTCATTAATAATTGCATCAAGATTCTTCATTTTACTCTCCTATTTTAAATCAATTTTTAACCTACCAAATCCTCTTGTTGTCATTCCACCAATTCCAAGAGTTTCATAGTAGTGTTTTGTATCATCAAGAGCATTAAATACTAAATTTAGATCTGGTAAGTCATTATCTACTCTTTTGAATCCTCTAATTTCACCTTTAAATATAGTTCCCCTTGGAATAGCCTCACTTGTAAATAAAGCACCCTCTTTTGCAGCACCAGTAATAGGGTCTATTGAAACAGAGGTTCTAACTTCTAAATTTGAATTAATTATTTGAGAAATTAAACTATCTGGAACAATTACAATATCTTCTTTTTTGAAATCTAAATTATTTAAATCTAAATCTTTTTTTATAGGTCCCCTAACTTCTAAATTAAGCCATCCAAGATTTAAATAACCTTCACTCCCATTAGCAGTTAAGATTGTATTGTCTTCAATTTCAAAATTTTCATTAAGTAGTTTTGGTGATGTAATCCATTTCGTTCCAAGTCTTGTATATACTGGAAAATATAATATGTTTAAATCACTAAAAAATAGCATTCCTTGATTTGAAATATCTTTTTTAGCAAACCCAAAACCTTTACAAACTATACATCTCCCACAATGTCCAGTATTACTCATTTTTGAATCTTCAAAAGTTTTATTAGCTTGATCATCTTGCCCTGCACACTTTATTCTTGCATATCTATTGCCATCAAACTCTTTCATCCAATCTTTTGGATTCTCAAATAAATCTTCTAAACTTTTATCTTTTCTTTTTTGTAAATCTTTTTTATATTCATCTTTAAATTTACTTTGTAACTCCATAGCTACATAATATCTCCATGTCCCAGCCAAACTGCTTCCTGGAATTTTTGGAATATATGTTATAGGGTCTCTTACAATTGTATTATCAACTCTACCAATTGTATATCCACCAGTGCCAATATATATTGGGTCCGTTGCTATTGCACAAATCACTTTTTCAACTACATTATTATTCATTTTATATCTCCTTTAAAGTTGTATGATAATAATCAAACATATCTAAAAATTTTTTCATTTCATTAAAGCCATAATCTTTAATACCAAATTGTTGTATATCAATTTCATTTTGCTTAAAAGTGCTTTTCATAAACATTTTAAA
This Caminibacter mediatlanticus TB-2 DNA region includes the following protein-coding sequences:
- a CDS encoding SEC-C metal-binding domain-containing protein; translated protein: MIIKLPKKEDPFKEYIERITSKMRSMNTSEIGEVEQMKLQEQLKENIPELESKIKEIINLLIKDIQSCDAKQILDYFGAFYGLTTPDKIEEDLDSEKNFKLDYIHSLVSAVGNLNQKECSEEILNRIDKNIEDLKNNAALYLILTSDYKGEPSQIKFKQIIHNMIVRGDSYPEHKIEMCRELFSKFDDILTDRYGIDSKQLIDELINISEYPIKNLKIQKQYFDEIMLSYQEFIKNLEKISYDEEKIEFMQTYKDSENIKKVNEKLQNIYDKTGVSFNDSIFKIHKISLPKEILDALSMEIGDNKIYKEEEIEYFPTNDTLIYDKPLIKIDSEYYCFNPALIIYNLHTILENIIISIIPPKKHQKNYYKKKGEYLEDKSLELFQKILPNCEVYKSLKYGVDDEVDGIIIYDNNIFIVEAKSGKFSKGAKKGNVEKIKSNMKKLVEEAYNQTIRAKKYILSDEEVEFRDKSKKTVLKLKREKINNIYLINVTLEPLNHITANLSSLKEFGFIQNDEWIWSVYLNDLRIISEIIDLPSEFLVYVERRIKYNDYPQVKMAEEIDIFGYFLNEGLYFDDIEFPKNGFELIIDSSFSKDIDLYYFWKEGKLDKKVEKPTFFKGCKNNIKFLVKQIEELNKENFSILTKFLLSLDCYSQNLIKEQIELILKSQRTDFYPHIDKARIGVVFVSKRIYNYDLLKKQCELYAYERKINNWFVIILENNFIHFEQFYFDNKPNKIIENKFEGLKEYRLKQTLKVKRKIGRNELCPCGSGKKYKKCCGK
- a CDS encoding type I CRISPR-associated protein Cas7, whose product is MRAYGVIGVRAIMSNWNADFTGRPKSTSEGEIFGSDKALKYPIKKMWDSEGKKVMYIKSYIEDKGNLRPKTLKERYEELFGELDKKTPTKKVLKNLFECIDIKNFGATFAEEGQNISITGAVQIGQGFNKFENTNVEVQDILSPFADGSKIKKGDDVNQSTLGTKIMVDEAHYFYGFSVNPNAYNEYKRVLENFEGYTKEDFEEFKKVARKAVTSFATNSKFGCDNEFALFVEFENDRYLPDLSEYIIFDSENREVDLSEIENLIGDGAKVEVFADPYKLKVKTKYEVKSIF
- the cas5b gene encoding type I-B CRISPR-associated protein Cas5b, encoding MKAISFNLSGKFAHFKKPDVNSNVYFTYSHIHKIALLGIFGAILGLDGYNKDIKDYPEFYKRLKHIKVSIIPKEVMFSKKIITFNNSVGYASKEQGGNLVVKEQWLENPSWEILVLDNGSDEFNKLREKLFNKECVYIPYLGKNDHFANISDIKEIELKKATKPMVCKSLIPKSKIKSLKQPMFGRVYFYEEYLPIGMKKKFLMYEMDKMVLSSGIIDSDEMWEYDEKGVWYG
- the cas3 gene encoding CRISPR-associated helicase Cas3', with protein sequence MFSHIHPTKSPEKLKEHKSLVKKYLDRIIEFKNIDLDKLANVFEIKDREFVKNLIIEAIILHDEGKCNPAFQYLKMKNEEFRDEYEKLDIKDSNHSFLGAKLFYERFIEEVVREEDIDEAYKKLTFLVVLSFLISKHHSKLDGFSDFVDKLKRNLEGEFAEFNIDKEYMDIKKFVAIKFIFSLLISSDYYATLEYMTNLEIEDFGKIDDSFFKDFEEFEIVKNIRENKSVSGINVLRKEIFLEAENSIDNSNIYYLHAPTGAGKTITSINLALKLNPTKIFYVFPFNTLVEQTKNVIETIFRRNFSVINSITPMDVEEDDENLYTKVYLNRLFYHSPLIITTHINFFDILFGINKEDNFPLWQLYNSVVIIDEIQSYNLNVWWFMAEFFEVFSEVLNVKFIIMSATLPKIDYFLESKNNWKSLIKSEKYFKNPLFKDRVECDFNLLEDENDENKILEIIKQNRRILVEFITKKSAREFYNFLKENLEGYEIYELSGDDNKLIRNYVIKRSKEAKKIVIVATQVIEAGVDIDLDVGIKDISIIEAEEQFLGRINRNAKSKGIAYFFDKDSSYKVYKDVRIEFSLKDKNLQKDFINKDFEAYYLAILEKLKNKNLEFVGSYSRYNEFLEEIKSLKYKEIKKKMKLIDTKHQTLFFPYDIDVREYKIEVLDFVEGNILSGERVWEEFKNLNSIENFAKKEVLKSKINYLMQFFTYNIPIYLKIDEYNDECCGIYLIRDYEEFFDEEFKFNREKFFKKLNREYDFL
- a CDS encoding MBL fold metallo-hydrolase, with the protein product MSLLGKFVFHNVGQGLFYSGLIKYKNNKFSFIYDCGGSEEYIKCVIDDYLNYLNEKNTDMLVISHFHKDHINGLEYLLKKNKPKYVFLPYFTEIERLYILTKNLSFAKNNHWYLEFLQDPTNFLIEYGINKNNIYYIHPSNHNGEDDIPNVEDNDNFELQINLGNVNNEESLEGNHKSDKGDIKIKYWMFRFFCLKKDLKEFKDCILDKKLDIKKVDLSDKKTVEYLKQCYKKIKGNFNDTSLVMLHKPLVKIDNYEIFYNYFPYKYKICYRTCFVPYGKKLMLENKSFAQILTGDINLKANKNYKEFKNHYKNYLKEVCVFQIPHHGAKSNWNKNLLQDIKNCYFWIANAGKYNKYNHPSFSIFLDVIEEDKCFICVNESPFNRFILKIRS